One window from the genome of Eriocheir sinensis breed Jianghai 21 chromosome 15, ASM2467909v1, whole genome shotgun sequence encodes:
- the LOC126998841 gene encoding uncharacterized protein LOC126998841, which yields MFHRYHDRAGQDPDMMQSGSRSSTPASALDGRAMFPHTSSVPGQQIPVSYPSISSPSPSLISQSAQLMALGHNMMFPGSKFMPGTPPEAHRYLPESYRLAAESLDQTRYGLESQRMSADPYRQTADSQRLPADLQRIRSELQRTEEQSLDPYHRPSSDSYRNQVDVQRAQESNLQQLASNAQRFVSDLQRLQSDPQRLMAEVLRPPASESVRSPEVSYRSIIADSLRPPSDASQRSMQESVRTHADAQRMVQESLRDYFSPTQRIVQENLRSPTEQRLMAENLRYSGENLRSDALRYGTDLSSQRMIPENLHVDAEASQHLQGRSDTPHLQARSDTPHLQARADTPQHGRVKVEIPQHIPGRADTPLHLRMAAETAQHLQGRAETPQHLRLSSNALQHSQGRAETPQHLQMGAGTPQHLQGRAETPQHMRMGAGTPQHLQGRAETPQHLQMGSDTPQHLRLGSDTPQHMQVRADTPQHLQGRADTPQHLRMGPDTPQLMQSRADTPQHLRMGPDTPQHMHGRADTPQHLQGRAETPQHMRMGPDTPQHLPGRAETPQHLRMGPDTPQHLPGRAETPQHMRLSSEAPHHLRMSEEALHLRVRPDTPQHMQVDADTPHLRLSEEQHQHIRMGAETPQHLRLGAETPQHLRMDAEAPHHLRAETETHQHLRVGAETPQHLRIGSESQHIPMGAETPQHLRDETETHQHLRVGGETPLHLRAGLEPSHHMLLRHGENSEHVRLTSDANQHHLGVESNQHMRLAPDAAHHLRLATDTPQGHPGMPENLRVTSEASHMVPENLCVTETSHQVMPQNLRVNHNSGENTANNSTSSTSGSSSARINLALQDSSMRSHYNSLTHRMMPESPHALRGESPRYVDSLYRADLAHNSVGPSTPASSSMFSMPDPSSNTTPPQHQLYSSSINAMFNQYMSENHERDHREPQTMEGLEMKPYHDVKPFNHDYPSSMLGHDPSIQAASKPPKPKKPKDPKPPRTPVIHKCNECEKVFKNSTQLKNHMWRHTGEKPFSCDVCGSKFTQQGNLRAHRRIHTGERPYQCLQCKSCFTQLSTLKTHQKIHSDERPYKCDQCDAAFRQIANLKTHAVTHTGERPHKCDQCDKAFTQKSNLKAHKNRVHCAETSAIVRRGRKKNPTAIKPYNCVECGAKFTMMSNLRIHTKLHLGERPFECDHCGAGFAQRSNLKTHVQRMHTKLPGNGRRRIKCDECPAMFRLRRCLKTHKKKRHPIKSLKIKLLRESKLYMKSGGAGRRRAGGGEGEGEEQDDDDDDDDDDDDDDDDIEEAEDGTDGPSLEPIVQLCEPKEEPYSPSYHSAESPYSTSEWSREEDEAREEQREGRGEGRESKNVHEESKDLPQESPQAGISK from the coding sequence ATGCAGAGTGGCAGCCGCAGCAGCACTCCAGCAAGTGCGCTGGATGGGAGAGCCATGTTCCCTCACACATCATCCGTCCCAGGCCAGCAGATCCCTGTCTCATACCCAAGTATATCCAGCCCCAGCCCCAGTCTTATATCTCAAAGTGCCCAGCTCATGGCCCTGGGACACAACATGATGTTCCCGGGGTCTAAGTTCATGCCTGGAACTCCTCCTGAGGCCCACAGATACCTTCCAGAATCTTACAGATTAGCTGCAGAATCCCTTGACCAAACTAGGTATGGACTGGAGAGTCAGAGAATGTCAGCAGATCCTTACAGGCAGACAGCTGACTCCCAGCGCCTCCCTGCTGACCTGCAGCGCATCAGGTCAGAGTTGCAGCGGACAGAAGAACAGAGCCTGGATCCTTACCATCGTCCTTCCAGCGACTCTTATAGGAATCAAGTGGATGTGCAAAGAGCTCAGGAGTCTAACTTGCAACAGTTGGCTTCCAATGCTCAGCGCTTTGTGTCTGACCTCCAGCGTCTGCAGTCAGACCCTCAGCGACTGATGGCCGAGGTCCTTCGCCCCCCAGCTTCAGAGTCTGTACGAAGCCCCGAGGTTTCTTACCGTAGTATTATTGCCGACTCTCTAAGACCCCCCTCCGACGCCTCCCAGCGCAGCATGCAGGAGTCTGTTCGCACTCATGCAGACGCACAACGCATGGTTCAGGAGAGTCTCCGAGATTACTTCAGTCCCACTCAGAGAATCGTGCAGGAAAATTTAAGATCTCCAACTGAACAAAGACTCATGGCTGAAAATTTACGTTACTCAGGGGAAAACCTAAGATCTGATGCACTGCGATATGGGACAGACTTGAGCAGCCAGCGCATGATTCCAGAAAACCTGCACGTCGACGCAGAGGCCTCCCAGCACCTGCAGGGCCGCTCTGACACCCCTCACTTGCAGGCCCGCTCTGACACCCCTCACCTGCAGGCCCGCGCAGACACACCACAGCACGGAAGAGTGAAGGTAGAGATTCCACAGCACATACCAGGCAGGGCAGACACACCGCTACACTTGCGAATGGCAGCAGAGACAGCCCAGCACCTACAAGGGAGGGCAGAGACCCCACAACACTTGAGACTTTCATCCAATGCTCTCCAGCACTCACAAGGCAGGGCAGAGACTCCTCAGCACTTGCAAATGGGAGCAGGCACACCTCAGCATCTGCAAGGTAGGGCAGAGACGCCACAGCATATGCGGATGGGAGCAGGTACCCCTCAGCATCTGCAAGGCAGGGCAGAGACTCCTCAGCACCTGCAGATGGGATCAGACACTCCACAGCACTTGAGGCTAGGATCAGACACACCTCAGCACATGCAGGTACGGGCAGACACTCCTCAGCATCTGCAAGGCAGGGCAGACACACCGCAGCACTTGAGAATGGGGCCAGACACACCTCAGCTCATGCAGAGCCGGGCAGACACTCCACAGCACCTGAGGATGGGGCCAGACACACCTCAGCACATGCACGGCCGAGCAGACACACCTCAGCACTTGCAAGGCCGGGCAGAGACTCCACAGCACATGAGGATGGGGCCGGACACACCTCAGCACCTCCCAGGCCGGGCAGAGACTCCACAGCACTTGAGGATGGGGCCGGACACACCTCAGCACCTCCCAGGCAGGGCAGAGACTCCACAGCATATGCGACTAAGCTCTGAGGCTCCCCACCACCTGAGAATGAGTGAGGAGGCCCTGCACCTGAGGGTTAGACCAGACACGCCGCAGCACATGCAAGTTGATGCTGACACTCCCCATCTGAGACTGAGTGAGGAACAGCATCAGCACATACGGATGGGTGCAGAGACACCTCAGCACCTCAGACTTGGGGCAGAAACACCTCAGCACCTACGAATGGATGCAGAAGCTCCTCACCACCTGAGAGCAGAGACTGAAACACATCAGCACCTAAGGGTTGGGGCTGAAACACCTCAACATCTTAGAATTGGATCTGAAAGTCAGCACATACCAATGGGTGCAGAAACTCCTCAGCACCTTAGAGACGAAACTGAAACACATCAGCATCTCAGGGTTGGAGGGGAAACACCCTTACACTTAAGAGCAGGGCTTGAACCTTCCCACCATATGCTACTAAGGCACGGGGAGAATTCTGAGCATGTTCGGCTCACCTCTGACGCCAACCAACACCATCTTGGAGTGGAGAGCAACCAACACATGCGTCTGGCCCCTGACGCAGCACACCACCTCCGCCTGGCCACAGACACTCCCCAGGGTCACCCAGGAATGCCAGAGAATCTCAGGGTGACAAGTGAGGCCTCACACATGGTTCCTGAAAACTTGTGTGTGACAGAGACTTCCCACCAAGTCATGCCCCAGAACCTGCGCGTCAACCACAATAGTGGCGAAAACACCGCCAACAACAGCACTAGCAGCACCAGCGGCAGCAGTAGTGCAAGGATAAACTTGGCACTTCAAGACTCCTCAATGCGTTCACACTACAACTCCCTGACTCACCGCATGATGCCAGAGTCACCTCACGCTCTGAGGGGGGAATCTCCTCGTTATGTTGACTCACTTTACCGCGCAGACCTGGCTCACAACAGTGTGGGTCCATCCACCCCAgcctcctcttccatgttttcCATGCCCGACCCCAGCAGCAACACCACACCTCCCCAGCACCAGTTGTATTCCAGCTCCATCAATGCCATGTTCAACCAGTACATGAGTGAAAACCACGAGAGAGACCACAGAGAACCCCAAACTATGGAGGGCCTTGAGATGAAGCCATATCATGATGTCAAGCCCTTCAACCACGATTATCCTTCCTCCATGCTAGGACATGACCCCTCCATACAGGCAGCATCCAAGCCACCCAAGCCCAAGAAGCCTAAGGATCCCAAGCCTCCTCGCACACCAGTTATCCATAAGTGTAATGAGTGTGAAAAGGTCTTCAAGAACAGCACGCAGCTGAAGAACCACATGTGGCGCCACACGGGGGAGAAGCCGTTTTCCTGTGACGTGTGCGGGTCAAAGTTCACACAGCAGGGGAACCTCAGGGCCCACAGGAGGATCCACACAGGGGAGCGGCCTTACCAGTGCCTCCAGTGCAAGTCCTGCTTCACACAGCTCTCCACACTTAAGACCCATCAGAAGATCCACTCTGACGAGCGGCCGTATAAGTGTGACCAGTGTGATGCTGCATTCCGGCAGATAGCAAACTTGAAGACCCACGCCGTCACTCACACTGGGGAGCGGCCTCATAAGTGTGACCAATGCGACAAGGCCTTCACTCAGAAATCAAACCTCAAAGCCCACAAGAATCGTGTGCATTGTGCGGAGACGAGTGCCATTgtcagaagagggagaaaaaaaaacccgaCGGCCATTAAGCCCTACAACTGCGTGGAGTGCGGCGCAAAGTTCACGATGATGAGCAACCTTCGGATCCACACCAAGCTCCACCTGGGGGAGCGCCCTTTTGAGTGTGATCACTGCGGCGCCGGCTTTGCCCAGAGGTCCAATCTAAAGACCCATGTACAGAGGATGCACACCAAGCTGCCGGGAAACGGGCGGCGGCGGATCAAGTGCGACGAGTGTCCCGCCATGTTCAGACTCCGCCGCTGCCTCAAGACACATAAGAAGAAGAGACACCCAATCAAGAGCCTCAAGATCAAGTTGCTACGAGAATCAAAACTTTACATGAAGTCTGGTGGAGccggaagaagaagagcagggggaggagagggagagggagaagaacaagacgatgatgatgatgatgatgatgatgatgatgatgatgatgacgatatcGAGGAAGCCGAGGATGGAACAGATGGGCCAAGCCTGGAGCCGATCGTCCAGCTGTGTGAACCCAAGGAGGAGCCGTACTCGCCCAGCTACCACAGCGCTGAGTCTCCCTACAGCACGAGTGAGTGGTccagggaggaggacgaggccaGGGAGGAGCAGCGGGAGGGCAGAGGAGAGGGCAGAGAATCTAAAAATGTTCATGAAGAATCAAAAGATCTTCCACAAGAGTCTCCACAAGCAGGTATAAGTAAATGA